The stretch of DNA GATCGTACGAGAGCCCCTCAATGAGTAAGTCAATGCTCCTTTTGCTGACTTGGCGATGTCTAGATGTGGCGTTGATTGTGACGTGGTTCGAactcaaaatataccttatcaatacTCATGAGACTGTTAATGCTGTCCGAGCCTCGTCTTTGTTATTGACTAAGCAATCCCATCTCTTCAACGTTCACGAAGATTAACGGCTATTATCTTGTGGCTTGGATTATCTTTGGTGGAGTGCCCAATCCCATCTCTTCAACGTTCTAAGGTGCAAAGCTGAATCGCAGTTGACAGCGTGATTGACTAAGTGAATATTCTGTAGCAACCCAACCCGATCCGTCCACGAGGGTTTGTATCGCTGCGTTAAAGGGACCACAATTCGTAAGGGCATGGATGTCAATAGGTCGACATCAGGAATTAGGGTTTTGTCGTCGCCATATATAAGCCAAGCCAACACTCTTCTCCTCTGGTTCTAGGGTTTCCAGTAACCGGGGTGCCAGCGGCGGCCAGCCTTTTCCTTCGGAAACCCATCAAGATGGTAACTTTCTTACCCGCTTGGCATCTAATGTTGGTGTGCTGATTCTCACGACGTATGGAATTAATgtttctgtgtgtgtgtgtgtgttctgtTGATTCATCCGGTGATTCGATGCCTGGGGCGGTTCTTTTTATCTAAGGTGGTAGTCTCTCGTTCGATTGTTCTTTATGCAGTTGGCTTTAGAGTTCCCTTTTCGAATCCGTCATTTGATGCTAAGATCTACGCGTTTTTGCTTCCCTTTTTTCGTTCCGTTGTATACAAGGATAtcctcttttcttttttgcttgcaAGTTGTTCTTTTTGCCGATATCCATTGCGTTTGTGTTAGCTACTTCAAGCAaaaaatgtgatttttttttaaataatttgtgGATGTTCTCAGCCGAAGCAGATTCATGAGATTAAGGATTTTCTCCTCACTGCGAGGAGGAAAGATGCGCGTTCGGTGAAAATAAAGAGGAGCAAGGATGTCGTCAAGTTCAAGGTCCGCTGTTCCAAGTACCTGTACACGCTGTGCGTTTTTGACTCGGAGAAGGCAGACAAGTTGAAGCAATC from Musa acuminata AAA Group cultivar baxijiao chromosome BXJ2-11, Cavendish_Baxijiao_AAA, whole genome shotgun sequence encodes:
- the LOC135627045 gene encoding large ribosomal subunit protein eL38z/eL38y, with product MPKQIHEIKDFLLTARRKDARSVKIKRSKDVVKFKVRCSKYLYTLCVFDSEKADKLKQSLPPGLSVQEV